In Edaphobacter dinghuensis, a genomic segment contains:
- the ftsZ gene encoding cell division protein FtsZ has product MPNLPDDDIRIHYHDEIPCGAKIKVIGVGGGGNNAVNRMIAANVEGVEFIAANTDVQALQSSNAAVKLQLGVKLTSGLGAGSNPDVGRRAALEDSDKIIEALEGADMVFVTAGLGGGTGTGAAPVIASLASEMGALTVAVVTRPFAFEGKRRMMQAERGMQELLESVDTLIVIPNEKLLAVAKDAGFFESFRIADDVLRQGVQGISDIITIPGVINRDFADVKTTMAGMGYAVMGTAQRTGQNRAAEAAMAAMASPLLEAGAIDGARGILINITGSSSLKLSEVNEASGIIQSAAHEDANIIFGAVQDETMGDEVKITVIATGFKQQEMPQRRERMLAEATLPTMRYDVPIQPRVSSSRSAASRFASETEFDAAPAIKPEESSPESFAGADRPVSRAEAAPELIPVPASVFDDDFFQSPGHNEEADLEGTSREAGHFSVPARVQQQENVRVVMTEPGEAVVRGTSFDAAGASESDELDIPAFLRRGN; this is encoded by the coding sequence ATGCCAAATCTGCCTGACGACGATATCCGTATTCACTATCACGATGAGATTCCCTGTGGGGCGAAGATCAAGGTGATTGGCGTGGGCGGCGGCGGCAATAACGCCGTCAATCGCATGATTGCGGCCAACGTCGAGGGCGTTGAATTTATTGCGGCGAATACCGATGTGCAGGCGTTGCAGTCCTCGAATGCTGCGGTAAAGCTGCAGCTTGGCGTAAAGCTGACGAGCGGCCTGGGTGCGGGGTCGAATCCGGACGTAGGGCGGCGAGCTGCTCTTGAAGATTCGGACAAGATTATTGAGGCGCTTGAGGGCGCAGACATGGTGTTTGTTACCGCTGGTCTGGGCGGCGGAACGGGGACGGGTGCGGCTCCGGTGATCGCATCGTTGGCCAGCGAGATGGGTGCGCTGACGGTTGCCGTGGTGACGCGGCCGTTTGCGTTTGAAGGTAAGCGCCGCATGATGCAGGCTGAGCGCGGGATGCAGGAGCTGCTGGAGTCAGTCGATACGCTGATCGTGATTCCGAACGAAAAGCTGCTGGCCGTTGCTAAGGACGCCGGGTTCTTTGAGAGCTTCCGCATTGCTGACGATGTGCTGCGCCAGGGCGTGCAGGGCATCTCCGACATCATTACAATTCCGGGTGTCATCAACCGCGACTTTGCCGACGTGAAGACGACGATGGCCGGCATGGGCTATGCGGTGATGGGAACGGCGCAGCGCACGGGGCAGAACCGGGCCGCGGAGGCTGCGATGGCCGCGATGGCTTCGCCGCTGCTGGAGGCTGGCGCGATCGACGGCGCAAGAGGAATTCTGATCAACATCACCGGATCGAGCAGCTTGAAGCTGAGCGAGGTAAACGAGGCTTCGGGGATCATTCAAAGCGCGGCACACGAGGACGCCAATATCATCTTCGGCGCGGTGCAGGACGAGACCATGGGCGATGAGGTGAAGATTACTGTGATCGCCACCGGCTTCAAGCAGCAGGAGATGCCGCAGCGGCGCGAGCGGATGCTGGCTGAGGCAACGCTGCCGACGATGCGGTATGACGTACCGATTCAGCCACGGGTGTCCTCGTCGCGGTCTGCCGCTTCGCGCTTTGCCAGCGAGACTGAGTTCGATGCCGCACCGGCGATCAAGCCGGAAGAATCTTCACCTGAGTCTTTTGCGGGGGCGGACCGGCCAGTGTCCAGAGCGGAGGCCGCTCCTGAGCTGATTCCTGTGCCGGCTTCGGTCTTTGACGACGATTTTTTTCAGAGCCCGGGACACAATGAAGAGGCCGATCTGGAGGGGACTTCACGGGAAGCGGGTCACTTTTCGGTGCCTGCACGCGTCCAACAGCAAGAGAATGTTCGAGTTGTCATGACAGAACCGGGCGAGGCCGTGGTTCGTGGAACTTCTTTCGATGCGGCTGGGGCATCTGAATCCGACGAATTGGACATTCCCGCGTTTCTGCGTCGGGGTAACTGA
- the ftsA gene encoding cell division protein FtsA: MNQKQENLITVVDAGSTKSCVLVAELLDGVLRYRGHGIEPSRGMRKGLIAELGPAAEAINRAALTAERTAKAVIETAVVGIGGTHVRGVNSRGGISMGSRMREITREEVRAAVDRARSVALPPDREVLHLLPQEFILDDQAGIHDPIGMVGNKLEVNLHLSTCSGGVAQSVITCANRAGLEVLDTVYEGIAAAESVLSADERELGVCIADIGSSTTELAVYFEGSIAHTAVLPIGGDHFTNDLAVGLHVTVEEAEELKKVYGHCVVTAVPQLNEIEVGGNLAYSGGQPARLVRQRFLAEILEPRARELFTMLRDNLRNGGVLEALGAGCVLTGGGANLIGLLDNAESLLRVPARTGFPVPLSRMPEDLAKPEFAAVIGMLLYTHRTQVRKASEEQGLRSKLKAIFAGSF; this comes from the coding sequence GTGAACCAGAAGCAGGAAAACCTCATTACCGTAGTAGACGCGGGCAGCACCAAGAGCTGCGTGCTGGTGGCAGAGCTGCTGGATGGCGTGCTGCGATATCGTGGACATGGCATTGAGCCCTCGCGCGGAATGCGCAAAGGCCTGATCGCGGAGTTGGGGCCTGCGGCCGAGGCGATCAATCGTGCGGCACTGACGGCGGAGCGTACGGCAAAGGCGGTGATCGAGACCGCCGTTGTGGGAATCGGTGGAACGCATGTTCGCGGGGTGAACTCGCGGGGCGGCATCAGTATGGGCAGCCGTATGCGCGAGATTACACGGGAAGAGGTGCGGGCTGCGGTCGACCGGGCGCGCAGTGTAGCGCTGCCTCCGGACCGCGAGGTGCTACACCTGCTGCCGCAGGAGTTCATCTTGGACGACCAGGCGGGCATTCACGACCCGATAGGAATGGTGGGCAATAAGCTTGAGGTGAACCTGCATCTCTCGACCTGCTCGGGCGGAGTGGCGCAAAGCGTGATTACCTGTGCAAACCGGGCCGGGCTCGAGGTGCTGGACACGGTGTACGAGGGGATCGCGGCGGCGGAGTCAGTGTTGAGCGCTGATGAGCGTGAGCTTGGTGTCTGCATTGCCGATATCGGGTCGAGCACAACGGAGTTGGCGGTCTACTTCGAGGGATCGATTGCGCATACGGCGGTGCTGCCGATTGGCGGCGACCACTTTACCAATGATCTTGCCGTGGGTCTGCATGTGACCGTGGAAGAGGCTGAGGAGTTGAAGAAGGTCTACGGGCACTGCGTGGTGACGGCGGTGCCGCAGCTCAATGAGATTGAGGTTGGTGGGAATCTCGCGTATTCAGGTGGGCAACCGGCACGGTTGGTAAGGCAGAGGTTTCTGGCGGAGATTCTGGAGCCTCGTGCGCGGGAGCTGTTCACCATGCTGCGGGACAATCTGCGCAATGGCGGTGTGTTGGAAGCGCTGGGTGCAGGATGCGTGCTGACTGGCGGTGGTGCGAACCTGATTGGTCTGCTGGACAATGCGGAGAGCCTGCTGCGGGTTCCGGCGCGGACCGGATTTCCGGTGCCGTTGTCGCGCATGCCGGAGGATCTGGCGAAGCCGGAGTTTGCGGCGGTGATCGGGATGCTGCTCTATACGCACAGGACGCAGGTGCGGAAGGCCAGCGAGGAGCAGGGGCTAAGGTCGAAGTTGAAGGCGATCTTTGCGGGAAGCTTCTAG
- a CDS encoding glycoside hydrolase family 3 C-terminal domain-containing protein: protein MTAAKFCVALCSRRYEPKANMQISSVVISLSVFAITFSPAFAQQQTNYPFRDTSLSAEKRIDNIISLMTTEEKIDFLSTDTSVKRLGILSFGSSEGIHGVVQREVAEGPYVHPVIPTTQFPQPPGMGETWDPAIVREAAGVEGHEARFISQTEKYHHPILMLWGPQADLARDPRWGRSEEVYGEDPFFNGTMVTAFVHGLQGNDPHYWQAASLMKHFLANSNEKDRTKTSSDFDQRLFWEYYSVPFRMGFLDGGAKAVMASYNAWNGTHMAVNPVLKDIVVKQWGADILSSDGGAVGALVKDSKSYPDQQAAVVACLKAGINQFLDTYKDETRAALKDGSITVADLDALVRPKLRITLKLGLLDPPSMVPYASVKDSPEPWTTEADTSISKKIALESVVLLKNDKATLPLNKETLKSIAVIGPLADSVHWDWYGGTPPYQVTPLEGIQKIVGPQTKVIYAADETHNAAVNAARKAEVAVVFVGNDPTCGPDMAHDWTGNGTLPCTVPSNGREGRDRDSIELGQQEQLVKQVYEVNPHTIVVLVSSFPFAINWTQANVPAILHMAHSSQDEGTAIAKVLFGDYNPGGHLVTTWPKSVDQLPPMMDYNIRDGRTYMYFKGEPLYPFGYGLSYTTFKLSNLKPSASRLAKDGHVTVSVDVTNTGTRAGDEVVQLYVQHLKSKVSRPREELEGFQRVSLQPNETKTVEIPLDAQQLAYWNEKESKFVVESEPVKLMVGDSSADIKLDATIQVP from the coding sequence GTGACGGCAGCGAAATTCTGCGTCGCGCTCTGTTCGAGGAGATACGAACCCAAGGCCAACATGCAGATAAGTTCGGTTGTCATTTCGCTCAGCGTCTTCGCCATTACGTTTTCGCCAGCCTTCGCACAACAGCAAACGAACTATCCGTTTCGCGATACTTCACTCTCCGCGGAAAAGCGCATCGACAACATCATCTCGCTGATGACGACCGAGGAGAAGATCGACTTTCTCAGCACGGACACCTCGGTGAAGCGGCTCGGCATTCTGAGCTTCGGCAGTTCTGAGGGCATTCATGGAGTGGTGCAGCGTGAGGTTGCGGAAGGCCCGTATGTGCATCCGGTTATTCCGACGACGCAGTTCCCGCAGCCTCCTGGTATGGGAGAGACATGGGACCCGGCCATCGTGCGCGAGGCTGCGGGTGTCGAAGGCCATGAGGCGCGATTCATCTCGCAGACGGAGAAGTATCACCATCCCATTCTTATGTTGTGGGGACCGCAGGCCGATCTTGCTCGCGATCCGCGCTGGGGGCGCAGCGAAGAGGTTTATGGCGAAGACCCATTTTTCAACGGAACGATGGTGACTGCCTTCGTGCATGGTTTGCAGGGGAATGATCCTCACTACTGGCAGGCGGCGTCGTTGATGAAGCATTTTCTTGCCAATAGCAATGAGAAGGACCGCACCAAGACTTCGTCGGACTTCGATCAGCGGCTGTTTTGGGAGTATTACTCCGTTCCTTTTCGCATGGGCTTTCTCGATGGCGGAGCCAAGGCGGTGATGGCCTCGTATAACGCCTGGAATGGCACGCATATGGCTGTCAATCCGGTGCTGAAAGATATTGTGGTCAAGCAATGGGGCGCGGATATTCTTTCGAGCGATGGCGGGGCGGTGGGTGCTCTGGTCAAAGACTCGAAGAGTTATCCCGATCAGCAGGCGGCGGTGGTCGCTTGTTTGAAGGCGGGCATCAATCAGTTTCTCGATACTTATAAGGATGAGACTCGTGCTGCGCTGAAAGATGGCTCGATTACGGTGGCCGATCTTGACGCGCTGGTGCGGCCCAAGCTGCGCATTACGCTGAAGCTCGGCTTGCTCGATCCGCCTTCGATGGTGCCGTATGCGAGCGTGAAGGATTCGCCTGAGCCTTGGACGACTGAGGCGGATACGTCTATCTCGAAGAAGATCGCGCTGGAGTCGGTGGTTCTGCTGAAGAATGACAAGGCTACGCTTCCGCTCAACAAGGAGACGCTGAAGTCGATTGCCGTGATTGGACCGCTGGCGGACTCGGTTCATTGGGACTGGTACGGCGGCACGCCTCCTTATCAGGTGACGCCGTTGGAGGGTATTCAGAAGATTGTCGGGCCGCAGACCAAGGTGATCTACGCTGCCGATGAGACCCACAACGCTGCTGTGAACGCGGCGCGCAAGGCTGAGGTGGCCGTTGTCTTTGTCGGCAATGACCCGACCTGCGGCCCGGATATGGCGCATGACTGGACCGGCAACGGCACGCTGCCTTGCACAGTACCTTCCAACGGCCGCGAGGGACGCGACCGCGACAGCATCGAGCTTGGACAGCAGGAGCAGTTGGTCAAGCAGGTTTACGAGGTGAATCCGCACACCATCGTCGTGCTGGTTTCGAGCTTTCCGTTTGCGATCAATTGGACGCAGGCGAATGTTCCCGCGATTTTGCATATGGCTCACTCCTCGCAGGATGAGGGGACGGCCATTGCGAAGGTGTTGTTCGGCGACTACAACCCCGGTGGCCATCTGGTGACGACGTGGCCTAAGTCTGTCGATCAGCTTCCTCCCATGATGGACTACAACATCCGCGATGGGCGCACCTATATGTACTTCAAGGGCGAGCCGCTTTACCCCTTTGGTTATGGCCTGAGCTATACAACCTTCAAGCTTTCGAATCTGAAGCCGAGTGCTTCGCGGCTGGCGAAGGATGGCCATGTCACCGTCTCCGTAGACGTGACTAATACTGGAACGCGGGCGGGCGATGAGGTGGTTCAGCTTTACGTGCAGCATTTGAAGTCGAAGGTCTCGCGGCCTCGCGAGGAGCTGGAGGGCTTCCAGCGGGTTTCGTTGCAGCCAAACGAGACGAAGACGGTCGAGATTCCGCTGGATGCTCAGCAGCTTGCCTACTGGAATGAGAAGGAGTCGAAGTTTGTGGTTGAGTCGGAGCCGGTGAAGCTGATGGTTGGGGATTCGTCGGCGGATATCAAGTTGGATGCTACGATTCAGGTGCCATAG
- the murC gene encoding UDP-N-acetylmuramate--L-alanine ligase, which yields MFVPVAPSGHFLFAPSQRIHFIGIGGIGMSGIAEILLTMGYAVSGSDLRRSAVTERLVGLGARIFEGHAAANAAASDVVVTSSAVSKDNPEVVEARTRKIPVIQRAEMLAELMRLKYGIAVAGMHGKTTTTSMIAAVLAGGGLDPTVVVGGRVDSLGSNARLGNSHYLVAEADESDRSFLKLSPVLGVVTNLDREHMDCYADMADVEGVFVEFMDRLPFYGATTACIDNELLRAVLPRVRRKVYTYGLSEDADFRVEMMEKEDGCHSRFEVNYKGLVMGPFRLHVPGKHNVLNAAAAVAIGVQLGVAPEQIAVGLDSFCGVDRRFQVKGVARGVTVVDDYGHHPTEIVATLQAAQECGYGRVLVLFQPHRFTRTRDLMADFAAAFGDADVVKVLDIYAASEEPIAGVDAGALVKAIAAAGSSNVEYAGSMAAGVEALVREARDGDVVLTLGAGSVSQAGAMILEGLRG from the coding sequence ATGTTTGTGCCGGTTGCACCTTCTGGACATTTCTTGTTTGCGCCTTCTCAGCGGATCCACTTTATCGGGATCGGCGGGATTGGGATGAGCGGGATCGCTGAGATTCTGCTGACGATGGGTTATGCGGTCTCGGGCAGCGACCTGCGGCGCAGCGCGGTGACGGAGCGGCTGGTGGGGCTCGGCGCTCGGATATTTGAGGGCCATGCGGCGGCGAATGCTGCGGCCAGTGATGTGGTGGTCACCAGCTCGGCGGTGAGCAAGGATAATCCCGAGGTGGTTGAGGCGCGGACGCGGAAGATTCCCGTGATTCAGCGGGCGGAGATGCTGGCGGAGCTGATGCGGCTGAAGTACGGCATCGCCGTAGCCGGGATGCATGGCAAGACGACGACGACTTCGATGATTGCTGCGGTGCTGGCGGGTGGAGGGCTTGATCCTACGGTTGTGGTGGGTGGGCGTGTGGACTCGCTGGGATCGAATGCGCGGCTGGGGAACTCGCATTATCTGGTGGCGGAGGCGGATGAGAGTGATCGATCGTTTTTGAAGCTGTCACCGGTGCTTGGAGTGGTGACGAATCTCGACCGCGAGCATATGGATTGTTATGCGGATATGGCAGATGTTGAGGGCGTGTTTGTCGAATTTATGGACAGGCTTCCGTTTTATGGTGCGACTACGGCCTGTATCGACAACGAGCTGCTGCGGGCGGTGCTGCCGAGGGTGAGGCGCAAGGTTTATACGTATGGGCTCAGTGAGGACGCTGACTTTCGAGTGGAGATGATGGAGAAGGAAGACGGGTGCCACTCGCGGTTCGAGGTGAACTACAAGGGGCTGGTGATGGGGCCGTTCCGTCTGCATGTTCCGGGAAAGCACAATGTGCTGAATGCGGCGGCGGCGGTGGCGATTGGGGTACAACTGGGGGTGGCTCCGGAGCAGATAGCGGTAGGGCTGGATAGCTTTTGCGGGGTGGACCGGCGGTTTCAGGTGAAGGGTGTAGCGCGTGGGGTGACGGTGGTGGATGACTACGGGCATCATCCAACGGAGATTGTGGCCACGTTGCAGGCGGCGCAGGAGTGCGGCTATGGGCGGGTGCTGGTGCTGTTTCAGCCGCACCGGTTTACGCGGACTCGGGACCTTATGGCGGATTTTGCCGCGGCGTTTGGAGATGCGGATGTGGTGAAGGTATTGGATATCTATGCTGCCAGCGAGGAGCCGATTGCCGGGGTGGATGCCGGGGCGCTGGTGAAGGCGATTGCGGCTGCGGGCTCGTCCAACGTGGAATATGCGGGGTCGATGGCTGCTGGGGTGGAGGCTCTGGTGCGGGAGGCGCGAGACGGGGATGTGGTGCTGACGCTGGGTGCTGGGAGCGTTTCGCAGGCAGGAGCGATGATCTTAGAGGGGCTGCGTGGGTGA
- a CDS encoding elongation factor P, whose translation MAVLIEAINIKRKTVFELENAPYACLDSDITTPTARGGQTLVRLKVRNLLTSAVFEKTFKASDKFKEPDLVLVPASYLYSDGDGSHFLDQESYETLTLDEGMMGNALDFLTEGAMIQLHKYNGNPIGLQLPMFVDLTVTYAEPAARGDFSSGSGTKMAKLETGLELRVPPFIKEGEKVRVTTETGEFSGRADKS comes from the coding sequence ATGGCCGTATTGATTGAAGCGATCAACATCAAGCGCAAGACCGTCTTCGAGCTCGAAAACGCTCCCTACGCCTGTCTGGACTCAGACATCACCACACCGACCGCTCGCGGCGGCCAGACGCTGGTGCGGCTCAAGGTACGCAACCTCCTCACCAGCGCCGTCTTTGAAAAGACCTTCAAGGCCAGCGACAAGTTCAAGGAGCCGGACTTGGTACTAGTCCCGGCCTCCTACCTCTACAGCGACGGCGACGGCTCGCACTTCCTCGATCAGGAGAGCTACGAAACCCTCACGCTCGACGAAGGCATGATGGGCAACGCGCTCGACTTCCTCACCGAAGGCGCAATGATCCAGCTGCACAAATACAACGGCAACCCCATCGGCCTGCAACTGCCGATGTTCGTCGATCTGACCGTCACTTACGCCGAACCCGCTGCGCGAGGCGACTTTTCGAGCGGCAGCGGAACGAAGATGGCTAAACTCGAAACCGGCCTCGAACTCCGCGTTCCGCCCTTCATTAAAGAAGGCGAAAAGGTGCGAGTGACGACAGAAACCGGAGAGTTTTCCGGCCGCGCAGACAAAAGCTAA
- the ftsY gene encoding signal recognition particle-docking protein FtsY: MAFSLFGKRDKSEQQPDQPTASQEAVSTPESAEKRGFFDRMKQAVTRTRESFTESISSVIALTREVDESTLVGLEPILLRADLGAPTTAIVIENLRQRALRTGIQGGNELKQLLKAELKQILDGVSHPIHHPSTPPEVVMMVGVNGTGKTTTSGKLAALFSSQGRSVLLCAADTFRAAAIEQLEVWAQRSNVPIIKTKQGGDPSAALYDACSAAKARGTQVLIVDTAGRLHTKTDLMKELDKMRRTAEKLVPGAPHQTLLVMDATTGQNGLTQARLFTEAAHVTGIVLTKLDGTAKGGIVLAIATELKLPVLYAGVGEKMEDILPFDSATFIDTLID; the protein is encoded by the coding sequence ATGGCATTCTCTCTCTTCGGCAAACGCGACAAATCTGAGCAGCAACCCGACCAGCCCACCGCCTCACAGGAAGCTGTGTCCACTCCGGAATCAGCGGAGAAGCGCGGCTTCTTCGACCGCATGAAGCAGGCGGTCACCCGCACGCGCGAGTCGTTCACCGAGTCCATCAGCTCCGTCATCGCCCTCACCCGCGAGGTCGATGAATCCACCCTAGTCGGACTCGAACCCATCCTGCTCCGCGCCGACCTCGGCGCACCCACCACCGCCATCGTCATCGAAAACCTGCGTCAGCGCGCTCTCCGTACCGGCATCCAGGGCGGCAACGAGCTCAAGCAACTCCTCAAAGCCGAGCTGAAGCAAATCCTCGACGGCGTCTCCCACCCCATCCACCATCCCTCCACACCGCCCGAAGTCGTCATGATGGTCGGCGTCAACGGCACCGGCAAGACAACTACCTCCGGCAAGCTGGCCGCCCTCTTCAGCTCGCAGGGCCGCAGCGTTCTGCTCTGCGCCGCCGACACCTTCCGCGCCGCCGCCATCGAGCAATTAGAGGTCTGGGCACAACGCTCCAACGTCCCCATCATTAAAACCAAACAAGGCGGAGACCCCAGCGCCGCACTCTACGATGCTTGCTCCGCCGCCAAAGCGCGAGGCACTCAGGTCCTCATTGTCGATACCGCCGGTCGCCTCCACACCAAGACCGACCTCATGAAAGAGTTGGACAAGATGCGCCGCACCGCCGAAAAGCTGGTCCCCGGCGCACCTCATCAAACTCTCCTAGTCATGGACGCGACCACCGGCCAGAACGGCCTGACGCAAGCCCGCCTCTTCACCGAAGCCGCCCACGTCACCGGCATCGTCCTCACCAAACTCGACGGCACCGCCAAAGGCGGCATCGTCCTCGCCATCGCCACCGAGCTCAAGCTCCCCGTCCTCTACGCCGGTGTAGGCGAAAAGATGGAAGACATCCTCCCCTTCGACAGCGCCACCTTTATCGACACCCTCATCGATTGA
- a CDS encoding penicillin-binding transpeptidase domain-containing protein, producing the protein MSRYLKSVFAILLCFGLCVGAYAEPTTRLAKRHSAGTTHTSTKTTHARSVHARRSRAAVKTRAHGQAVSTKVAVHGRRRNGRAVLAVRRTRRHSRYVERFTASSYADNLTLGDVTAGEDPVVRAAAIEALGNMNGTAVAINPDNGRILAMVNQKLALSRGAEPCSTIKLSVALAALEEGIITKDTPVNLGHGYKVNLTYALAKSINPYFEVLGRTLGFERVKHYANQFGLGELAGYHIQGEQLGVYPDEPLPEKLGGVGRMCSFGESISMTPLQLGAIVSAIANGGTLYYLQHPETPQEVADFTPRVKRTLNIAPIIPEIIPGMAGAVGSPYGTARSLRTSFNEFPVMGKTGTCSNDGTRFGWFASYANTPNGRIVTVFFLEGGRPTFGPKAAELTGQFYRALWDNSYFSPKTPTVETGSLGGN; encoded by the coding sequence ATGTCGAGATATCTAAAGTCAGTCTTCGCCATTCTTTTGTGCTTCGGTCTCTGCGTCGGAGCCTATGCGGAACCGACGACCCGGCTCGCAAAGCGTCATAGCGCCGGCACGACTCATACTTCGACGAAGACCACGCATGCAAGATCGGTGCACGCCCGGCGTAGCCGCGCTGCTGTCAAAACGCGCGCGCATGGACAAGCGGTGTCGACCAAAGTTGCGGTGCACGGTCGCAGACGCAACGGTCGCGCTGTTCTGGCGGTGCGACGGACGAGGCGGCACTCCCGGTATGTCGAACGCTTTACGGCAAGTTCGTACGCGGACAATCTGACGCTGGGCGACGTGACCGCGGGCGAAGACCCTGTGGTTCGCGCGGCAGCGATTGAAGCGCTGGGCAATATGAATGGAACGGCTGTGGCCATCAATCCGGACAATGGCCGGATTCTTGCGATGGTGAACCAGAAGCTTGCCCTGTCGCGGGGAGCCGAGCCGTGCTCGACCATCAAGCTCTCGGTGGCGCTGGCCGCTCTTGAGGAAGGAATCATCACCAAGGACACCCCGGTGAACCTTGGGCATGGATACAAGGTCAACCTGACTTATGCTTTGGCGAAGTCGATCAATCCTTACTTTGAAGTGTTGGGGCGCACGCTCGGTTTCGAGCGGGTGAAGCACTATGCCAACCAGTTTGGCCTGGGCGAGTTGGCTGGATACCACATTCAAGGTGAGCAATTGGGTGTCTATCCGGACGAGCCGCTGCCGGAGAAGTTGGGTGGTGTAGGTCGGATGTGCTCGTTCGGCGAGAGCATCTCGATGACACCGTTACAGCTTGGAGCGATTGTTTCCGCGATTGCAAATGGCGGGACACTTTATTATCTGCAACATCCCGAGACTCCGCAGGAGGTTGCGGACTTTACCCCGCGAGTGAAGCGGACCTTGAACATCGCACCGATTATTCCGGAGATCATTCCGGGAATGGCTGGTGCAGTTGGCAGTCCTTATGGAACCGCGCGGTCGTTGCGGACAAGCTTCAACGAGTTTCCTGTGATGGGAAAGACGGGAACCTGCTCGAATGATGGAACGAGATTTGGATGGTTTGCTTCATACGCAAATACGCCGAATGGACGGATCGTCACGGTTTTCTTCCTGGAAGGCGGACGGCCAACCTTTGGACCGAAGGCGGCGGAGCTGACGGGGCAGTTCTATCGGGCGCTCTGGGACAACAGTTACTTCTCGCCGAAGACACCGACGGTTGAGACGGGGAGTCTGGGCGGGAATTAG
- a CDS encoding cell division protein FtsQ/DivIB: protein MLDAPEQDYAREPKVPRRTSAAPKRKLRRDFSEDFADDFPEDDEAPGKRRSQGLRLRFRWGMPATKWGKMAAGFALVVLAGLCFGALLLVRDSVMHDPRFFIQSASSIEIQGNVHLTRDELINIFGEDVERNIFYVSLAQRRAELQQLPWVEHATVMRLLPNRLRVSIVERTPVAFVRQGSQIGLVDASGVLLDMPQHGDAHYSFPVVTGIVASDPLSTRVARMKIFEQFTSDLDSSGEKISEKLSEVDLSNPEDVKAVIPDNGKDVLVHFGDTDFLNRYRKFEEHLQEWRSQYPTLSSVDMRYERQVVLQMQQGAVAADAAGSASNATLTSGASMAAPVTIAAPPVATPAAKPHTKAKAAAKTAASKRKHAAKAKPHRAAAKTHSRVVTHAANSRYHSSQVVHP from the coding sequence GTGCTAGATGCGCCCGAGCAGGACTATGCCCGCGAACCGAAGGTACCCAGACGGACGTCTGCGGCGCCTAAGAGAAAGCTGCGTCGCGACTTCAGCGAAGACTTTGCCGACGATTTTCCAGAGGACGATGAGGCTCCAGGGAAGCGCAGATCGCAGGGCTTACGGCTGCGGTTTCGCTGGGGAATGCCGGCGACCAAGTGGGGCAAGATGGCAGCGGGCTTTGCTCTGGTGGTGCTGGCTGGGCTTTGCTTCGGAGCTTTGTTGCTGGTTAGAGATAGTGTGATGCACGATCCGCGATTCTTTATCCAGTCGGCATCTTCGATTGAGATTCAGGGCAACGTGCACCTGACGCGGGACGAGTTGATCAATATCTTTGGCGAAGATGTGGAGCGGAACATCTTTTACGTCTCACTGGCGCAGCGCCGGGCGGAGCTGCAACAATTGCCTTGGGTCGAGCACGCGACTGTGATGCGGTTGCTGCCGAACCGGCTGCGGGTGTCGATTGTGGAGCGTACGCCGGTAGCGTTTGTGCGCCAGGGAAGCCAGATTGGTCTGGTGGACGCGAGCGGCGTTCTGTTGGATATGCCGCAGCATGGGGATGCGCATTATTCGTTTCCGGTGGTGACGGGGATTGTGGCTAGTGATCCACTGTCGACGCGGGTGGCGCGAATGAAGATCTTCGAACAGTTCACGTCGGACCTCGATAGCTCGGGGGAAAAGATCTCGGAGAAGCTGAGCGAGGTGGACCTCTCGAACCCGGAGGATGTGAAGGCGGTGATTCCCGACAACGGGAAGGACGTTCTGGTTCATTTTGGGGACACGGATTTTTTGAATCGCTACCGCAAGTTCGAGGAGCATCTGCAGGAGTGGCGGTCACAGTATCCGACGCTGTCGTCGGTGGATATGCGGTATGAGCGGCAGGTGGTGTTGCAGATGCAGCAGGGGGCAGTGGCGGCTGATGCCGCAGGATCGGCTTCCAATGCGACTTTGACCTCAGGTGCAAGCATGGCTGCTCCGGTGACGATTGCCGCGCCTCCAGTAGCCACGCCGGCAGCGAAGCCGCATACCAAAGCTAAGGCCGCGGCGAAGACGGCAGCTTCAAAGCGGAAGCATGCGGCGAAGGCCAAGCCTCATCGGGCCGCGGCGAAGACGCACTCGAGAGTAGTAACTCATGCGGCGAATTCCCGCTATCATTCTTCTCAGGTGGTCCATCCGTGA